A single Syngnathoides biaculeatus isolate LvHL_M chromosome 18, ASM1980259v1, whole genome shotgun sequence DNA region contains:
- the LOC133492002 gene encoding serine/threonine-protein kinase 36-like isoform X2: MDSYHVLAQVGQGSFGRVHKGMKKFTGQVVALKFMPKMGRSTKELQSLKKEIDIMSNLQHPNIVKLFDSFETETEVVVVTEYAEGQLFQIIEADGSLPESQVCEIACQLVSALYYLHSRRILHRDMKPQNILFDKNGVVKLCDFGFARAMSVSTMVVTSIKGTPLYMSPELVAEKPYDHTADLWALGCILYEIHTGLPPFCADSIFHLGQLIVGDPIQWPKSMSSTCMSFLKGLLIKDPQKRLSWPELLHHPFVADGVRVIQDTDVSSPLTATLDPDMLALKLKQMAEKTSPGHGESRIFRKIREQRNKSHAKKLGDSAKEKKDGLKSERDCAAVVTPLIETTPPVEFASANSTLSSSSLEQIDYPVVTSSHQVRAPISPVYEQEFPSVEVGPRLERRTRKSVTTVDSEEYWEKLVEESDPSRQKRDQFNFSTIVSQLKSTMFVFKQQSRFKLSDGVLKDAWRIGQPLKVLQNLILTSDRATTNQIAVELGLPCLLIDMVHNSLENSYFIEQPWSLQILREMMAALLVYWEKNQDLLREDNRLEEFVKPFMRILYQADLSSLAPLAASILSLFTRHKVAVSFDTDMVSSLLKEHVTASHQVPLPSGWGLCDGLLSLLLHSLSEDGSGFSCLDPCTFHHLWKRTGTSLAWTTPDTDFCSINGLYFLMSATLLVFCNDPYSYISLFYERKSTFIYTLSWVLSSQCLSLFADSNPVKSEVSSKHESFIQLSCHFLCLPFALDITAHNGSRILQLYDSCGVVRGLLQVIETLPVSSVELPLSLLRRLLLCDHQHALSRLFKAAHGFFSAPAFTPSGQQISTRTASSLLSDLLQLDDLGDSAVELLSLLYLITSFCPNSGCLHVYLEPSVLHQALAHSYDPIKAGTCRVLGKLHPFNSPKPHNLHPNILKSMVDLLEDSNVHVRQAACLSVGKWLGYIALEAGFSTRRPNGNVGNNPERLKAEHNDAHRGSSRATHIAMVTVEKELPKELRPWLEEARMTGATLASLTSDPDAHTRLHACAALGNLLHIEGAVPELLEENVSKLLLRTACTDSHKAVREAAIATLNLYTQQESIIQVLQSQSAGKKLLLASEHVPFECESFIRQLKGN; this comes from the exons ATGGATTCCTACCACGTTTTGGCTCAAGTCGGCCAGGGCTCGTTTGGTCGTGTTCATAAAGGAATGAAAAAGTTTACAGGCCAA GTGGTCGCTCTGAAGTTCATGCCAAAGATGGGACGTTCAACTAAAGAGCTGCAAAGTTTAAAGAAGGAAATTGATATAATGAGTAACCTGCAGCATCCCAACATTGTGAAACTTTTTGACAGCTTTGAAACTGAAACAGAG GTGGTGGTTGTGACCGAGTATGCAGAGGGTCAGTTGTTTCAGATCATTGAAGCTGACGGCAGTCTACCAGAAAGTCAG gTTTGCGAGATTGCCTGCCAGCTCGTCTCCGCTCTGTATTATTTGCACTCCCGCCGTATTCTTCATCGAGACATGAAACCACAAAATATCCTTTTTGATAAAAACGGCGTGGTGAAACTGTGTGACTTTGG GTTTGCAAGGGCAATGAGCGTCTCCACCATGGTAGTTACATCTATCAAGGGAACACCCCTGTACATGTCCCCTGAGCTAGTAGCCGAGAAGCCTTATGACCACACCGCTGACCTCTGGGCGCTAGGCTGCATTCTTTATGAAATCCACACCGGGTTGCCTCCATTCTGTGCCGATTCCATCTTCCACTTGGGCCAGCTCATTGTGGGAGACCCTATCCAATGGCCAAAGTCTATGAGCAGCACGTGCATG AGTTTCCTTAAAGGTTTGTTAATCAAAGACCCCCAGAAGCGACTGTCATGGCCTGAACTCCTGCATCATCCTTTTGTTGCCGATGGTGTTCGAG TCATTCAAGACACGGATGTTTCCAGTCCTCTGACGGCCACCCTTGACCCAGACATGCTTGCACTGAAACTGAAGCAAATGGCAGAAAAGACATCACCCGGTCATGGAGAGAGCAGAATATTTCGAAAGATTCGGGAGCAAAGAAACAAAAGTCACGCAAAGAAACTGGGTGACAGTGCTAAA GAAAAGAAAGATGGTCTCAAATCTGAAAGAGATTGTGCGGCAGTAGTCACGCCCCTTATAGAGACGACCCCCCCTGTTGAATTCGCTTCCGCTAATTCAACTCTTTCATCTTCGAGTCTGGAACAAATCGACTATCCTGTGGTTACATCAAGTCATCAAGTCAG GGCTCCGATCAGTCCAGTCTATGAACAAGAGTTCCCCTCAGTTGAGGTCGGCCCGCGACTAGAACGAAGGACACGCAAAAGTGTCACA acagTTGACAGTGAGGAATATTGGGAGAAGCTTGTTGAGGAGTCCGATCCAAGCCGACAAAAACGAGACCAATTCAACTTCAGCACTATCGTGTCTCAACTGAAATCCACCATGTTCGTGTTCAAGCAGCAG TCTCGCTTTAAGCTGAGTGACGGTGTCCTAAAAGATGCATGGCGCATTGGCCAGCCGCTGAAGGTCTTGCAGAACCTGATTCTAACCTCTGACCGTGCCACGACGAACCAGATAGCTGTTGAACTTGGACTGCCATGTCTCCTCATTGACATGGTCCACAACTCTTTGGAAAACTCATATTTCATTGAG CAGCCGTGGAGTCTACAAATACTTCGAGAAATGATGGCTGCGCTGCTGGTCTACTGGGAGAAGAACCAAGACTTGTTGAGGGAAGACAATAG ACTTGAAGAATTCGTCAAGCCCTTCATGAGAATTCTTTATCAAGCAGACCTCAGTTCTTTAGCT CCGCTGGCTGCCTCCATTTTGTCCCTCTTTACTCGACACAAGGTTGCTGTCAGCTTTGACACGGACATGGTCAGCTCCTTGCTGAAAGAACATGTGACTGCTTCACATCAG GTTCCACTGCCATCAGGCTGGGGACTCTGTGATGGCCTCCTGTCTTTACTTTTGCATTCTCTTTCTGAG GATGGCTCTGGATTTTCATGTTTGGATCCATGTACATTTCATCATCTTTGGAAAAGGACTGGAACGTCATTAGCATGGACTACGCCAGACACAGATTTCTGTTCCATCAACG gacTTTATTTTCTCATGTCTGCCACACTGTTGGTCTTCTGCAATGACCCATATTCATATATTTCACTGTTTTACGAGAGAAAATCAACATTCATATACACTCTAAGCTGGGTGCTGAGCTCTCAATG TCTTTCGTTGTTTGCTGACTCCAATCCAGTGAAATCAGAAGTGAGTTCCAAACACGAGAGCTTTATCCAGTTGAGCTGCCACTTCCTTTGCCTTCCATTTGCTTTGGACATAACTGCACACAATGGTTCCAGGATACTGCAGTTGTATGACAGCTGTGGTGTTGTGAGAGGACTTTTGCAG GTTATTGAAACACTACCTGTTTCATCAGTGGAGCTGCCACTCTCACTTCTCCGCCGCTTGTTGTTGTGTGACCATCAGCATGCTCTCTCCCGCCTCTTTAAGGCTGCTCATGGCTTTTTCTCAGCACCGGCATTCACTCCATCGGGTCAGCAGATATCGACCAGAACCGCCAGTTCTTTACTCTCTGATTTGCTGCAACTGGATGATCTTGGGGACTCTGCTGTAGAACTACTATCTCTGTTATACCTCATCACCTCCTTTTGTCCTAATTCTGGTTGCCTCCATGTTTACCTTGAACCCTCTGTGTTGCACCAAGCGCTCGCTCACTCTTATGACCCGATCAAGGCTGGCACATGCAGGGTTTTGGGAAAGCTGCATCCATTCAACTCTCCTAAACCGCACAATTTGCATCCTAACATACTCAAAAGTATGGTAGACCTTCTTGAGGATTCTAATGTCCATGTGCGGCAGGCGGCTTGCTTATCAGTTGGGAAATGGTTGGGTTATATTGCACTGGAGGCAGGGTTTAGCACAAGACGTCCCAATGGAAATGTAGGCAACAATCCAGAGAGATTAAAAGCAGAGCACAACGATGCACACAGGGGTTCAAGCAGGGCAACACACATTGCCATGGTGACAGTAGAAAAAGAATTACCTAAAGAGTTGAGACCGTGGCTTGAAGAAGCCAGGATGACGGGGGCAACACTGGCATCACTGACCTCTGACCCGGATGCCCACACTCGTCTACACGCCTGTGCGGCTCTGGGAAACCTGCTACACATTGAAGGTGCAGTACCTGAGCTGCTGGAAGAGAACGTGTCCAAATTACTTCTGAGAACCGCATGCACAGATTCCCACAAGGCAGTGAGAGAAGCTGCCATTGCAACATTGAACCTGTACACTCAGCAAGAATCAATAATACAG gttCTGCAATCCCAAAGTGCTGGAAAGAAACTTCTTCTGGCATCAGAGCATGTACCTTTTGAATGTGAATCTTTCATCAGACAACTCAAAGGCAACTGA
- the LOC133492002 gene encoding uncharacterized protein LOC133492002 isoform X5, whose translation MDSYHVLAQVGQGSFGRVHKGMKKFTGQVVALKFMPKMGRSTKELQSLKKEIDIMSNLQHPNIVKLFDSFETETEVVVVTEYAEGQLFQIIEADGSLPESQVCEIACQLVSALYYLHSRRILHRDMKPQNILFDKNGVVKLCDFGFARAMSVSTMVVTSIKGTPLYMSPELVAEKPYDHTADLWALGCILYEIHTGLPPFCADSIFHLGQLIVGDPIQWPKSMSSTCMSFLKGLLIKDPQKRLSWPELLHHPFVADGVRVIQDTDVSSPLTATLDPDMLALKLKQMAEKTSPGHGESRIFRKIREQRNKSHAKKLGDSAKEKKDGLKSERDCAAVVTPLIETTPPVEFASANSTLSSSSLEQIDYPVVTSSHQVRAPISPVYEQEFPSVEVGPRLERRTRKSVTTVDSEEYWEKLVEESDPSRQKRDQFNFSTIVSQLKSTMFVFKQQSRFKLSDGVLKDAWRIGQPLKVLQNLILTSDRATTNQIAVELGLPCLLIDMVHNSLENSYFIEQPWSLQILREMMAALLVYWEKNQDLLREDNRLEEFVKPFMRILYQADLSSLAPLAASILSLFTRHKVAVSFDTDMVSSLLKEHVTASHQLQVPLPSGWGLCDGLLSLLLHSLSEDGSGFSCLDPCTFHHLWKRTGTSLAWTTPDTDFCSINGLYFLMSATLLVFCNDPYSYISLFYERKSTFIYTLSWVLSSQCLSLFADSNPVKSEVIETLPVSSVELPLSLLRRLLLCDHQHALSRLFKAAHGFFSAPAFTPSGQQISTRTASSLLSDLLQLDDLGDSAVELLSLLYLITSFCPNSGCLHVYLEPSVLHQALAHSYDPIKAGTCRVLGKLHPFNSPKPHNLHPNILKSMVDLLEDSNVHVRQAACLSVGKWLGYIALEAGFSTRRPNGNVGNNPERLKAEHNDAHRGSSRATHIAMVTVEKELPKELRPWLEEARMTGATLASLTSDPDAHTRLHACAALGNLLHIEGAVPELLEENVSKLLLRTACTDSHKAVREAAIATLNLYTQQESIIQVLQSQSAGKKLLLASEHVPFECESFIRQLKGN comes from the exons ATGGATTCCTACCACGTTTTGGCTCAAGTCGGCCAGGGCTCGTTTGGTCGTGTTCATAAAGGAATGAAAAAGTTTACAGGCCAA GTGGTCGCTCTGAAGTTCATGCCAAAGATGGGACGTTCAACTAAAGAGCTGCAAAGTTTAAAGAAGGAAATTGATATAATGAGTAACCTGCAGCATCCCAACATTGTGAAACTTTTTGACAGCTTTGAAACTGAAACAGAG GTGGTGGTTGTGACCGAGTATGCAGAGGGTCAGTTGTTTCAGATCATTGAAGCTGACGGCAGTCTACCAGAAAGTCAG gTTTGCGAGATTGCCTGCCAGCTCGTCTCCGCTCTGTATTATTTGCACTCCCGCCGTATTCTTCATCGAGACATGAAACCACAAAATATCCTTTTTGATAAAAACGGCGTGGTGAAACTGTGTGACTTTGG GTTTGCAAGGGCAATGAGCGTCTCCACCATGGTAGTTACATCTATCAAGGGAACACCCCTGTACATGTCCCCTGAGCTAGTAGCCGAGAAGCCTTATGACCACACCGCTGACCTCTGGGCGCTAGGCTGCATTCTTTATGAAATCCACACCGGGTTGCCTCCATTCTGTGCCGATTCCATCTTCCACTTGGGCCAGCTCATTGTGGGAGACCCTATCCAATGGCCAAAGTCTATGAGCAGCACGTGCATG AGTTTCCTTAAAGGTTTGTTAATCAAAGACCCCCAGAAGCGACTGTCATGGCCTGAACTCCTGCATCATCCTTTTGTTGCCGATGGTGTTCGAG TCATTCAAGACACGGATGTTTCCAGTCCTCTGACGGCCACCCTTGACCCAGACATGCTTGCACTGAAACTGAAGCAAATGGCAGAAAAGACATCACCCGGTCATGGAGAGAGCAGAATATTTCGAAAGATTCGGGAGCAAAGAAACAAAAGTCACGCAAAGAAACTGGGTGACAGTGCTAAA GAAAAGAAAGATGGTCTCAAATCTGAAAGAGATTGTGCGGCAGTAGTCACGCCCCTTATAGAGACGACCCCCCCTGTTGAATTCGCTTCCGCTAATTCAACTCTTTCATCTTCGAGTCTGGAACAAATCGACTATCCTGTGGTTACATCAAGTCATCAAGTCAG GGCTCCGATCAGTCCAGTCTATGAACAAGAGTTCCCCTCAGTTGAGGTCGGCCCGCGACTAGAACGAAGGACACGCAAAAGTGTCACA acagTTGACAGTGAGGAATATTGGGAGAAGCTTGTTGAGGAGTCCGATCCAAGCCGACAAAAACGAGACCAATTCAACTTCAGCACTATCGTGTCTCAACTGAAATCCACCATGTTCGTGTTCAAGCAGCAG TCTCGCTTTAAGCTGAGTGACGGTGTCCTAAAAGATGCATGGCGCATTGGCCAGCCGCTGAAGGTCTTGCAGAACCTGATTCTAACCTCTGACCGTGCCACGACGAACCAGATAGCTGTTGAACTTGGACTGCCATGTCTCCTCATTGACATGGTCCACAACTCTTTGGAAAACTCATATTTCATTGAG CAGCCGTGGAGTCTACAAATACTTCGAGAAATGATGGCTGCGCTGCTGGTCTACTGGGAGAAGAACCAAGACTTGTTGAGGGAAGACAATAG ACTTGAAGAATTCGTCAAGCCCTTCATGAGAATTCTTTATCAAGCAGACCTCAGTTCTTTAGCT CCGCTGGCTGCCTCCATTTTGTCCCTCTTTACTCGACACAAGGTTGCTGTCAGCTTTGACACGGACATGGTCAGCTCCTTGCTGAAAGAACATGTGACTGCTTCACATCAG CTGCAGGTTCCACTGCCATCAGGCTGGGGACTCTGTGATGGCCTCCTGTCTTTACTTTTGCATTCTCTTTCTGAG GATGGCTCTGGATTTTCATGTTTGGATCCATGTACATTTCATCATCTTTGGAAAAGGACTGGAACGTCATTAGCATGGACTACGCCAGACACAGATTTCTGTTCCATCAACG gacTTTATTTTCTCATGTCTGCCACACTGTTGGTCTTCTGCAATGACCCATATTCATATATTTCACTGTTTTACGAGAGAAAATCAACATTCATATACACTCTAAGCTGGGTGCTGAGCTCTCAATG TCTTTCGTTGTTTGCTGACTCCAATCCAGTGAAATCAGAA GTTATTGAAACACTACCTGTTTCATCAGTGGAGCTGCCACTCTCACTTCTCCGCCGCTTGTTGTTGTGTGACCATCAGCATGCTCTCTCCCGCCTCTTTAAGGCTGCTCATGGCTTTTTCTCAGCACCGGCATTCACTCCATCGGGTCAGCAGATATCGACCAGAACCGCCAGTTCTTTACTCTCTGATTTGCTGCAACTGGATGATCTTGGGGACTCTGCTGTAGAACTACTATCTCTGTTATACCTCATCACCTCCTTTTGTCCTAATTCTGGTTGCCTCCATGTTTACCTTGAACCCTCTGTGTTGCACCAAGCGCTCGCTCACTCTTATGACCCGATCAAGGCTGGCACATGCAGGGTTTTGGGAAAGCTGCATCCATTCAACTCTCCTAAACCGCACAATTTGCATCCTAACATACTCAAAAGTATGGTAGACCTTCTTGAGGATTCTAATGTCCATGTGCGGCAGGCGGCTTGCTTATCAGTTGGGAAATGGTTGGGTTATATTGCACTGGAGGCAGGGTTTAGCACAAGACGTCCCAATGGAAATGTAGGCAACAATCCAGAGAGATTAAAAGCAGAGCACAACGATGCACACAGGGGTTCAAGCAGGGCAACACACATTGCCATGGTGACAGTAGAAAAAGAATTACCTAAAGAGTTGAGACCGTGGCTTGAAGAAGCCAGGATGACGGGGGCAACACTGGCATCACTGACCTCTGACCCGGATGCCCACACTCGTCTACACGCCTGTGCGGCTCTGGGAAACCTGCTACACATTGAAGGTGCAGTACCTGAGCTGCTGGAAGAGAACGTGTCCAAATTACTTCTGAGAACCGCATGCACAGATTCCCACAAGGCAGTGAGAGAAGCTGCCATTGCAACATTGAACCTGTACACTCAGCAAGAATCAATAATACAG gttCTGCAATCCCAAAGTGCTGGAAAGAAACTTCTTCTGGCATCAGAGCATGTACCTTTTGAATGTGAATCTTTCATCAGACAACTCAAAGGCAACTGA
- the LOC133492002 gene encoding serine/threonine-protein kinase 36-like isoform X3 has product MDSYHVLAQVGQGSFGRVHKGMKKFTGQVVALKFMPKMGRSTKELQSLKKEIDIMSNLQHPNIVKLFDSFETETEVVVVTEYAEGQLFQIIEADGSLPESQVCEIACQLVSALYYLHSRRILHRDMKPQNILFDKNGVVKLCDFGFARAMSVSTMVVTSIKGTPLYMSPELVAEKPYDHTADLWALGCILYEIHTGLPPFCADSIFHLGQLIVGDPIQWPKSMSSTCMSFLKGLLIKDPQKRLSWPELLHHPFVADGVRVIQDTDVSSPLTATLDPDMLALKLKQMAEKTSPGHGESRIFRKIREQRNKSHAKKLGDSAKEKKDGLKSERDCAAVVTPLIETTPPVEFASANSTLSSSSLEQIDYPVVTSSHQVRAPISPVYEQEFPSVEVGPRLERRTRKSVTTVDSEEYWEKLVEESDPSRQKRDQFNFSTIVSQLKSTMFVFKQQLSDGVLKDAWRIGQPLKVLQNLILTSDRATTNQIAVELGLPCLLIDMVHNSLENSYFIEQPWSLQILREMMAALLVYWEKNQDLLREDNRLEEFVKPFMRILYQADLSSLAPLAASILSLFTRHKVAVSFDTDMVSSLLKEHVTASHQLQVPLPSGWGLCDGLLSLLLHSLSEDGSGFSCLDPCTFHHLWKRTGTSLAWTTPDTDFCSINGLYFLMSATLLVFCNDPYSYISLFYERKSTFIYTLSWVLSSQCLSLFADSNPVKSEVSSKHESFIQLSCHFLCLPFALDITAHNGSRILQLYDSCGVVRGLLQVIETLPVSSVELPLSLLRRLLLCDHQHALSRLFKAAHGFFSAPAFTPSGQQISTRTASSLLSDLLQLDDLGDSAVELLSLLYLITSFCPNSGCLHVYLEPSVLHQALAHSYDPIKAGTCRVLGKLHPFNSPKPHNLHPNILKSMVDLLEDSNVHVRQAACLSVGKWLGYIALEAGFSTRRPNGNVGNNPERLKAEHNDAHRGSSRATHIAMVTVEKELPKELRPWLEEARMTGATLASLTSDPDAHTRLHACAALGNLLHIEGAVPELLEENVSKLLLRTACTDSHKAVREAAIATLNLYTQQESIIQVLQSQSAGKKLLLASEHVPFECESFIRQLKGN; this is encoded by the exons ATGGATTCCTACCACGTTTTGGCTCAAGTCGGCCAGGGCTCGTTTGGTCGTGTTCATAAAGGAATGAAAAAGTTTACAGGCCAA GTGGTCGCTCTGAAGTTCATGCCAAAGATGGGACGTTCAACTAAAGAGCTGCAAAGTTTAAAGAAGGAAATTGATATAATGAGTAACCTGCAGCATCCCAACATTGTGAAACTTTTTGACAGCTTTGAAACTGAAACAGAG GTGGTGGTTGTGACCGAGTATGCAGAGGGTCAGTTGTTTCAGATCATTGAAGCTGACGGCAGTCTACCAGAAAGTCAG gTTTGCGAGATTGCCTGCCAGCTCGTCTCCGCTCTGTATTATTTGCACTCCCGCCGTATTCTTCATCGAGACATGAAACCACAAAATATCCTTTTTGATAAAAACGGCGTGGTGAAACTGTGTGACTTTGG GTTTGCAAGGGCAATGAGCGTCTCCACCATGGTAGTTACATCTATCAAGGGAACACCCCTGTACATGTCCCCTGAGCTAGTAGCCGAGAAGCCTTATGACCACACCGCTGACCTCTGGGCGCTAGGCTGCATTCTTTATGAAATCCACACCGGGTTGCCTCCATTCTGTGCCGATTCCATCTTCCACTTGGGCCAGCTCATTGTGGGAGACCCTATCCAATGGCCAAAGTCTATGAGCAGCACGTGCATG AGTTTCCTTAAAGGTTTGTTAATCAAAGACCCCCAGAAGCGACTGTCATGGCCTGAACTCCTGCATCATCCTTTTGTTGCCGATGGTGTTCGAG TCATTCAAGACACGGATGTTTCCAGTCCTCTGACGGCCACCCTTGACCCAGACATGCTTGCACTGAAACTGAAGCAAATGGCAGAAAAGACATCACCCGGTCATGGAGAGAGCAGAATATTTCGAAAGATTCGGGAGCAAAGAAACAAAAGTCACGCAAAGAAACTGGGTGACAGTGCTAAA GAAAAGAAAGATGGTCTCAAATCTGAAAGAGATTGTGCGGCAGTAGTCACGCCCCTTATAGAGACGACCCCCCCTGTTGAATTCGCTTCCGCTAATTCAACTCTTTCATCTTCGAGTCTGGAACAAATCGACTATCCTGTGGTTACATCAAGTCATCAAGTCAG GGCTCCGATCAGTCCAGTCTATGAACAAGAGTTCCCCTCAGTTGAGGTCGGCCCGCGACTAGAACGAAGGACACGCAAAAGTGTCACA acagTTGACAGTGAGGAATATTGGGAGAAGCTTGTTGAGGAGTCCGATCCAAGCCGACAAAAACGAGACCAATTCAACTTCAGCACTATCGTGTCTCAACTGAAATCCACCATGTTCGTGTTCAAGCAGCAG CTGAGTGACGGTGTCCTAAAAGATGCATGGCGCATTGGCCAGCCGCTGAAGGTCTTGCAGAACCTGATTCTAACCTCTGACCGTGCCACGACGAACCAGATAGCTGTTGAACTTGGACTGCCATGTCTCCTCATTGACATGGTCCACAACTCTTTGGAAAACTCATATTTCATTGAG CAGCCGTGGAGTCTACAAATACTTCGAGAAATGATGGCTGCGCTGCTGGTCTACTGGGAGAAGAACCAAGACTTGTTGAGGGAAGACAATAG ACTTGAAGAATTCGTCAAGCCCTTCATGAGAATTCTTTATCAAGCAGACCTCAGTTCTTTAGCT CCGCTGGCTGCCTCCATTTTGTCCCTCTTTACTCGACACAAGGTTGCTGTCAGCTTTGACACGGACATGGTCAGCTCCTTGCTGAAAGAACATGTGACTGCTTCACATCAG CTGCAGGTTCCACTGCCATCAGGCTGGGGACTCTGTGATGGCCTCCTGTCTTTACTTTTGCATTCTCTTTCTGAG GATGGCTCTGGATTTTCATGTTTGGATCCATGTACATTTCATCATCTTTGGAAAAGGACTGGAACGTCATTAGCATGGACTACGCCAGACACAGATTTCTGTTCCATCAACG gacTTTATTTTCTCATGTCTGCCACACTGTTGGTCTTCTGCAATGACCCATATTCATATATTTCACTGTTTTACGAGAGAAAATCAACATTCATATACACTCTAAGCTGGGTGCTGAGCTCTCAATG TCTTTCGTTGTTTGCTGACTCCAATCCAGTGAAATCAGAAGTGAGTTCCAAACACGAGAGCTTTATCCAGTTGAGCTGCCACTTCCTTTGCCTTCCATTTGCTTTGGACATAACTGCACACAATGGTTCCAGGATACTGCAGTTGTATGACAGCTGTGGTGTTGTGAGAGGACTTTTGCAG GTTATTGAAACACTACCTGTTTCATCAGTGGAGCTGCCACTCTCACTTCTCCGCCGCTTGTTGTTGTGTGACCATCAGCATGCTCTCTCCCGCCTCTTTAAGGCTGCTCATGGCTTTTTCTCAGCACCGGCATTCACTCCATCGGGTCAGCAGATATCGACCAGAACCGCCAGTTCTTTACTCTCTGATTTGCTGCAACTGGATGATCTTGGGGACTCTGCTGTAGAACTACTATCTCTGTTATACCTCATCACCTCCTTTTGTCCTAATTCTGGTTGCCTCCATGTTTACCTTGAACCCTCTGTGTTGCACCAAGCGCTCGCTCACTCTTATGACCCGATCAAGGCTGGCACATGCAGGGTTTTGGGAAAGCTGCATCCATTCAACTCTCCTAAACCGCACAATTTGCATCCTAACATACTCAAAAGTATGGTAGACCTTCTTGAGGATTCTAATGTCCATGTGCGGCAGGCGGCTTGCTTATCAGTTGGGAAATGGTTGGGTTATATTGCACTGGAGGCAGGGTTTAGCACAAGACGTCCCAATGGAAATGTAGGCAACAATCCAGAGAGATTAAAAGCAGAGCACAACGATGCACACAGGGGTTCAAGCAGGGCAACACACATTGCCATGGTGACAGTAGAAAAAGAATTACCTAAAGAGTTGAGACCGTGGCTTGAAGAAGCCAGGATGACGGGGGCAACACTGGCATCACTGACCTCTGACCCGGATGCCCACACTCGTCTACACGCCTGTGCGGCTCTGGGAAACCTGCTACACATTGAAGGTGCAGTACCTGAGCTGCTGGAAGAGAACGTGTCCAAATTACTTCTGAGAACCGCATGCACAGATTCCCACAAGGCAGTGAGAGAAGCTGCCATTGCAACATTGAACCTGTACACTCAGCAAGAATCAATAATACAG gttCTGCAATCCCAAAGTGCTGGAAAGAAACTTCTTCTGGCATCAGAGCATGTACCTTTTGAATGTGAATCTTTCATCAGACAACTCAAAGGCAACTGA